In a single window of the Anaerotruncus rubiinfantis genome:
- a CDS encoding proline racemase family protein gives MNIINAFDYVDTHLESAPFRIITSGIPTLYGETMAEKMQYMADHYDWMRKRIMGEPGGKRAMVGAVLTEPVHKEADFGVFYMDDLTYQPMCGAGSLAVTNAVVQLGMVPVVEPVTSIVFDTPAGLIKTYATVENAEVKKVTLENVPSFLYAKDVKVPVEGVGEVTLDIGFGGNFFALVDVEPLNIEIKPESREILGSLAMKIIAEINRTIKVQHPENPAINYLDQLMWCQEPKEEGGHFIGQCVYSACKLDDSPCGTGTCTKMARMYARGRLGLNEPFLHDNNINPTVKTFEGVLYGTTKVGDYDAVLPRVSSMNTEIIGFGKLVVTKNDKYREGFVGV, from the coding sequence TTGAATATCATCAACGCCTTTGACTATGTAGATACCCATCTGGAATCTGCGCCTTTCCGTATCATTACTTCGGGTATCCCAACTTTGTATGGTGAAACCATGGCTGAAAAAATGCAGTACATGGCTGACCATTACGATTGGATGCGCAAGCGTATCATGGGTGAACCTGGCGGCAAGCGTGCAATGGTGGGAGCAGTTCTGACCGAGCCTGTGCACAAGGAGGCGGATTTCGGCGTTTTCTACATGGATGATCTGACCTATCAACCCATGTGCGGCGCCGGCTCTCTGGCTGTGACCAATGCCGTCGTTCAGTTGGGGATGGTCCCTGTTGTGGAACCTGTGACTTCAATCGTATTTGATACCCCTGCCGGTCTCATCAAGACCTATGCAACTGTTGAGAACGCCGAGGTAAAGAAGGTAACCCTTGAAAACGTACCGTCTTTCTTATATGCCAAAGATGTAAAAGTGCCGGTTGAGGGTGTTGGAGAAGTGACACTGGATATCGGCTTTGGCGGCAACTTCTTCGCCCTGGTGGATGTAGAACCGCTGAATATCGAGATTAAACCAGAAAGTCGTGAGATTCTTGGCTCTCTTGCAATGAAAATTATTGCAGAGATCAATCGGACGATCAAAGTTCAGCATCCTGAGAATCCTGCCATTAACTATCTGGATCAGCTGATGTGGTGCCAGGAGCCTAAGGAGGAAGGCGGGCACTTTATCGGGCAGTGTGTTTATTCTGCGTGCAAACTGGATGATTCTCCCTGCGGCACCGGAACATGCACCAAGATGGCCAGAATGTACGCAAGAGGCAGGCTTGGTCTCAACGAGCCTTTCCTGCACGATAACAACATCAATCCCACAGTAAAAACGTTTGAAGGCGTTCTTTATGGTACCACAAAGGTGGGCGATTACGATGCAGTGTTACCCCGTGTCAGCAGCATGAATACCGAGATCATTGGTTTCGGAAAACTGGTTGTCACGAAGAACGACAAATATAGAGAAGGGTTTGTGGGGGTGTAA